The Juglans regia cultivar Chandler chromosome 2, Walnut 2.0, whole genome shotgun sequence genome includes a window with the following:
- the LOC108996161 gene encoding acetolactate synthase 2, chloroplastic, which yields MSSMAAAAAPTTFPKPSSLSSKSLISRFSIPFSRHVLQNRSAPRHSPISLHVSNSLPSPAVAITTETQKTTSTTPQSFVSRFAPDEPRKGADVIVEALERLGVNTVFAYPGGASLEIHQALTRSSIIRNVLPRHEQGGVFAAEGYARSSGLPGVCIATSGPGATNLVSGLADALLDSVPLVAITGQVPRRMIGTDAFQETPIVEVTRSITKHNYLVLDVEDIPRIVSEAYYLATSGRPGPVLIDIPKDIQQQLVVPNWNQPIGLAGYTSRLPKAPSEVHLEQIVRLVSESRKPVLYVGGGCLNSSEELRRFVELTGIPVASTLMGLGAFPLSDELSLQMLGMHGTVCANYAVDKSDLLLAFGVRFDDRVTGKLEAFASRAKIVHIDIDPAEIGKNKQPHVSICSDLRLALEGMNQILEGKRHKLNLDFSTWREELKEQKVKYPLSFKTFGEAIPPQYAIQVLDELTDGNAIISTGVGQHQMWAAQFYNYKKPRHWLTSGGLGAMGFGLPAAIGAAVANPDAVVVDIDGDGSFIMNVQELATIRVENLPVKIMLLNNQHLGMVVQWEDRFYKANRAHTYLGDPSRESEIFPNMLKFAEACDIPAARITKKGDVRAAIQKMLDTPGPYLLDVIVPHQEHVLPMIPSGGAFKDVIVEGDGRSAY from the coding sequence ATGTCTTCAATGGCAGCCGCTGCCGCACCCACCACCTTCCCTAAACCTTCTTCTTTATCTTCCAAATCCCTAATCTCCAGATTTTCCATTCCCTTCTCTCGCCACGTTCTCCAAAACCGCTCCGCTCCCCGCCACTCCCCCATCTCCCTTCACGTCTCCAACTCCCTCCCCAGCCCCGCTGTTGCAATCACCACTGAAACCCAGAAAACAACGTCCACCACCCCACAATCTTTCGTGTCCCGATTTGCTCCCGACGAGCCGCGTAAAGGCGCTGATGTCATCGTCGAGGCCCTTGAGCGCCTTGGTGTCAACACCGTCTTCGCCTATCCTGGAGGCGCCTCACTGGAAATTCACCAGGCTCTGACGCGCTCCTCTATCATCCGCAACGTCCTTCCCCGCCACGAGCAAGGCGGAGTTTTTGCAGCGGAGGGCTACGCTCGCTCCTCCGGCCTCCCTGGGGTGTGCATTGCCACCTCCGGCCCAGGTGCCACCAACCTTGTCAGCGGCCTCGCTGATGCCTTGCTCGATAGCGTCCCACTTGTTGCCATCACCGGCCAGGTTCCTCGCCGAATGATCGGTACGGACGCGTTCCAAGAAACCCCGATTGTGGAGGTAACTCGCTCTATCACCAAGCATAATTATCTTGTTCTCGATGTTGAAGACATTCCTAGGATTGTTAGCGAAGCCTATTACTTGGCCACGTCGGGTCGTCCAGGCCCGGTTCTGATTGATATACCGAAAGACATTCAGCAACAGTTGGTGGTTCCGAATTGGAATCAACCCATTGGGTTGGCTGGTTACACTTCCAGGTTGCCAAAGGCGCCGAGCGAAGTGCATTTGGAGCAGATTGTGAGGTTGGTGTCTGAGTCGAGGAAACCGGTGCTATATGTTGGTGGTGGGTGCTTGAATTCGAGTGAGGAGTTGAGGCGGTTTGTTGAGTTGACTGGGATCCCAGTGGCGAGTACTTTGATGGGTCTTGGGGCATTCCCATTATCAGATGAGTTATCGCTTCAGATGCTGGGGATGCACGGCACTGTGTGTGCCAATTATGCTGTGGATAAGTCTGACTTGTTGCTTGCCTTCGGGGTTAGGTTTGATGACCGTGTGACGGGGAAGCTCGAGGCTTTTGCCAGCCGAGCTAAGATTGTTCATATTGACATTGATCCAGCCGAGATTGGGAAGAATAAACAGCCCCATGTGTCCATCTGTTCTGATCTGAGGTTGGCATTGGAGGGGATGAACCAGATATTGGAGGGGAAACGTCACAAGCTCAATCTTGATTTTTCGACTTGGAGGGAGGAGTTGAAAGAGCAGAAAGTGAAATATCCATTGAGTTTTAAGACTTTTGGGGAGGCTATTCCTCCTCAATATGCGATTCAGGTACTTGATGAGTTGACTGATGGGAATGCAATTATAAGCACCGGTGTTGGACAGCATCAGATGTGGGCTGCTCAGTTTTACAACTATAAGAAGCCTCGCCATTGGTTGACTTCTGGGGGATTGGGGGCGATGGGTTTTGGACTTCCTGCTGCCATTGGAGCAGCAGTTGCGAACCCAGATGCTGTTGTTGTAGATATCGATGGTGATGGAAGTTTTATCATGAATGTCCAAGAGTTGGCAACCATCCGGGTGGAAAATCTTCCGGTTAAGATAATGTTGCTGAATAACCAGCATCTGGGTATGGTGGTGCAATGGGAGGACAGGTTCTACAAGGCTAACAGGGCTCACACTTATCTTGGAGACCCATCTCGGGAGTCGGAGATTTTTCCGAATATGTTGAAGTTTGCAGAAGCTTGTGATATACCTGCTGCCCGCATCACAAAGAAGGGAGATGTAAGAGCAGCAATTCAGAAGATGCTGGACACTCCTGGACCGTACTTACTGGATGTGATTGTACCACATCAAGAACATGTGCTTCCTATGATACCGAGTGGCGGGGCCTTCAAAGATGTGATCGTTGAGGGTGATGGGAGGTCTGCTTACTGA
- the LOC108995803 gene encoding uncharacterized protein LOC108995803 isoform X2 — protein MKEGDKEKSLFASMHKPPASNGRPSSMVVKKAHTVIPAHIVAEAISTLHGLDLRWSGPITPTEMRYVEQYVLAKYPEYAGLVEGEKRDLSGLCINEEPSDTTFDDRRKSPRGSLRDPSTPTFGSSHPDLDRTQLEPSRLLDILTKKSTFPGSFISIPEIQARNKVLKHCGLSDDDYLVLFTPSYQDAMKLVGESYPFFKGNLYMTAIGEEEEEEDCIREFAIFKESKVISAPKDWLDLRIKGSQLSQYFRRKCKHNPKGLFAYPADINGTRYSMHWVSEAHRNYWHVLLDATALVVGEDRLNLALHQPDYVLCSLDNTHANPSRITCLLVRKKSFDTTTASSQANE, from the exons ATGAAGGAAGGTGATAAAGAAAAATCCCTCTTTGCTTCTATGCACAAACCACCTGCATCAAATGGCAGACCAAGCAGTATGGTTGTTAAG AAAGCACATACTGTGATACCTGCTCATATAGTAGCCGAAGCCATATCAACACTCCATGGTCTTGACCTCAGATGGTCAGGCCCGATCACGCCAACAGAAATGCGGTATGTTGAGCAGTATGTCTTAGCAAAGTATCCAGAGTATGCCGGGCTAGTGGAAGGAGAAAAGAGAGATCTCTCTGGTCTTTGCATCAATGAGGAGCCTTCAGATACCACGTTTGATGATAGGCGGAAGTCCCCTAGGGGTAGTTTAAGAGACCCTTCCACCCCTACTTTTGGAAGCAGTCATCCTGATTTGGATAGGACCCAGTTGGAGCCATCAAGATTGCTTGATATTCTCACCAAGAAATCCACGTTTCCTGGAAGTTTTATCTCGATCCCTGAAATCCAAGCTCGAAACAAGGTTTTGAAGCACTGTGGATTATCCGATGATGACTATCTTGTACTCTTCACTCCCAGCTACCAGGATGCCATGAAGTTAGTTGGGGAGAGCTACCCTTTCTTCAAGGGAAACCTTTACATGACAGCTataggggaagaagaagaagaagaagactgcATACGGGAGTTTGCAATTTTCAAGGAGTCCAAAGTGATATCAGCACCTAAGGATTGGCTGGATTTGAGGATCAAGGGATCACAGCTTAGCCAGTATTTTAGGAGGAAGTGTAAGCACAACCCAAAAGGACTATTCGCTTATCCTGCCGATATTAATGGGACTCGTTATTCAATGCATTGGGTTTCAGAAGCCCACAGGAACTACTGGCATGTTCTGCTTGATGCTACCGCACTGGTTGTAGGGGAGGATAGGTTGAATCTCGCACTCCACCAACCAGACTATGTATTGTGTAGTCTTGACAATACACATGCTAATCCTTCAAGGATCACTTGCCTCTTGGTCAGAAAGAAATCCTTTGACACCACAACAGCTTCATCTCAGGCAAATGAGTGA
- the LOC108995803 gene encoding uncharacterized protein LOC108995803 isoform X1 — MTNQAMKEGDKEKSLFASMHKPPASNGRPSSMVVKKAHTVIPAHIVAEAISTLHGLDLRWSGPITPTEMRYVEQYVLAKYPEYAGLVEGEKRDLSGLCINEEPSDTTFDDRRKSPRGSLRDPSTPTFGSSHPDLDRTQLEPSRLLDILTKKSTFPGSFISIPEIQARNKVLKHCGLSDDDYLVLFTPSYQDAMKLVGESYPFFKGNLYMTAIGEEEEEEDCIREFAIFKESKVISAPKDWLDLRIKGSQLSQYFRRKCKHNPKGLFAYPADINGTRYSMHWVSEAHRNYWHVLLDATALVVGEDRLNLALHQPDYVLCSLDNTHANPSRITCLLVRKKSFDTTTASSQANE; from the exons ATGACAAATCAAGCAATGAAGGAAGGTGATAAAGAAAAATCCCTCTTTGCTTCTATGCACAAACCACCTGCATCAAATGGCAGACCAAGCAGTATGGTTGTTAAG AAAGCACATACTGTGATACCTGCTCATATAGTAGCCGAAGCCATATCAACACTCCATGGTCTTGACCTCAGATGGTCAGGCCCGATCACGCCAACAGAAATGCGGTATGTTGAGCAGTATGTCTTAGCAAAGTATCCAGAGTATGCCGGGCTAGTGGAAGGAGAAAAGAGAGATCTCTCTGGTCTTTGCATCAATGAGGAGCCTTCAGATACCACGTTTGATGATAGGCGGAAGTCCCCTAGGGGTAGTTTAAGAGACCCTTCCACCCCTACTTTTGGAAGCAGTCATCCTGATTTGGATAGGACCCAGTTGGAGCCATCAAGATTGCTTGATATTCTCACCAAGAAATCCACGTTTCCTGGAAGTTTTATCTCGATCCCTGAAATCCAAGCTCGAAACAAGGTTTTGAAGCACTGTGGATTATCCGATGATGACTATCTTGTACTCTTCACTCCCAGCTACCAGGATGCCATGAAGTTAGTTGGGGAGAGCTACCCTTTCTTCAAGGGAAACCTTTACATGACAGCTataggggaagaagaagaagaagaagactgcATACGGGAGTTTGCAATTTTCAAGGAGTCCAAAGTGATATCAGCACCTAAGGATTGGCTGGATTTGAGGATCAAGGGATCACAGCTTAGCCAGTATTTTAGGAGGAAGTGTAAGCACAACCCAAAAGGACTATTCGCTTATCCTGCCGATATTAATGGGACTCGTTATTCAATGCATTGGGTTTCAGAAGCCCACAGGAACTACTGGCATGTTCTGCTTGATGCTACCGCACTGGTTGTAGGGGAGGATAGGTTGAATCTCGCACTCCACCAACCAGACTATGTATTGTGTAGTCTTGACAATACACATGCTAATCCTTCAAGGATCACTTGCCTCTTGGTCAGAAAGAAATCCTTTGACACCACAACAGCTTCATCTCAGGCAAATGAGTGA
- the LOC108995803 gene encoding uncharacterized protein LOC108995803 isoform X3, with amino-acid sequence MHKPPASNGRPSSMVVKKAHTVIPAHIVAEAISTLHGLDLRWSGPITPTEMRYVEQYVLAKYPEYAGLVEGEKRDLSGLCINEEPSDTTFDDRRKSPRGSLRDPSTPTFGSSHPDLDRTQLEPSRLLDILTKKSTFPGSFISIPEIQARNKVLKHCGLSDDDYLVLFTPSYQDAMKLVGESYPFFKGNLYMTAIGEEEEEEDCIREFAIFKESKVISAPKDWLDLRIKGSQLSQYFRRKCKHNPKGLFAYPADINGTRYSMHWVSEAHRNYWHVLLDATALVVGEDRLNLALHQPDYVLCSLDNTHANPSRITCLLVRKKSFDTTTASSQANE; translated from the exons ATGCACAAACCACCTGCATCAAATGGCAGACCAAGCAGTATGGTTGTTAAG AAAGCACATACTGTGATACCTGCTCATATAGTAGCCGAAGCCATATCAACACTCCATGGTCTTGACCTCAGATGGTCAGGCCCGATCACGCCAACAGAAATGCGGTATGTTGAGCAGTATGTCTTAGCAAAGTATCCAGAGTATGCCGGGCTAGTGGAAGGAGAAAAGAGAGATCTCTCTGGTCTTTGCATCAATGAGGAGCCTTCAGATACCACGTTTGATGATAGGCGGAAGTCCCCTAGGGGTAGTTTAAGAGACCCTTCCACCCCTACTTTTGGAAGCAGTCATCCTGATTTGGATAGGACCCAGTTGGAGCCATCAAGATTGCTTGATATTCTCACCAAGAAATCCACGTTTCCTGGAAGTTTTATCTCGATCCCTGAAATCCAAGCTCGAAACAAGGTTTTGAAGCACTGTGGATTATCCGATGATGACTATCTTGTACTCTTCACTCCCAGCTACCAGGATGCCATGAAGTTAGTTGGGGAGAGCTACCCTTTCTTCAAGGGAAACCTTTACATGACAGCTataggggaagaagaagaagaagaagactgcATACGGGAGTTTGCAATTTTCAAGGAGTCCAAAGTGATATCAGCACCTAAGGATTGGCTGGATTTGAGGATCAAGGGATCACAGCTTAGCCAGTATTTTAGGAGGAAGTGTAAGCACAACCCAAAAGGACTATTCGCTTATCCTGCCGATATTAATGGGACTCGTTATTCAATGCATTGGGTTTCAGAAGCCCACAGGAACTACTGGCATGTTCTGCTTGATGCTACCGCACTGGTTGTAGGGGAGGATAGGTTGAATCTCGCACTCCACCAACCAGACTATGTATTGTGTAGTCTTGACAATACACATGCTAATCCTTCAAGGATCACTTGCCTCTTGGTCAGAAAGAAATCCTTTGACACCACAACAGCTTCATCTCAGGCAAATGAGTGA
- the LOC108995728 gene encoding glucuronoxylan 4-O-methyltransferase 1, with protein MPPEVLHCRSLVTPLVQFSPALLPEAQHNLPIIYKYCRGRKRMNIAVKKVIPVLLMILSSFSIIRFLLITITNSSSSSSKPTLPTVVHHTCLSPPCIEGPKNSPGSSTNQLKTSANASTLTEKEFLLLSNLIINKAPCNLLIFGFAYQYLNLSQINAGGTTIFLEDEINDLSTIKANSNSTRTYKVDYQIPGNKAYKLLKQARQDPACAPSSGPLQGSTCKLALTNLPQEVYQHKWDVIVVDGPSGDTPEAPGRMPTIYTASIMARSGNATDVVIHDVNRVVEKWFSWEFLCEENLVSSKGNLWVFRIRDQFNSTKFCTANTVVIV; from the coding sequence ATGCCCCCAGAAGTGCTTCATTGCCGTTCTCTTGTAACTCCTCTTGTTCAGTTTTCTCCTGCACTCTTGCCTGAGGCACAACACAATCTACccattatttacaaatattgcAGAGGACGGAAAAGGATGAACATCGCTGTAAAGAAAGTTATCCCGGTCCTCCTCATGATCCTATCAAGTTTCTCCATCATCAGATttcttttgatcacaatcacTAATTCATCCAGTTCCTCTTCAAAGCCTACTTTACCCACTGTTGTTCACCACACATGCCTTTCTCCCCCATGCATCGAAGGTCCAAAAAATTCACCAGGCTCCTCAACAAATCAGCTAAAAACCTCTGCCAATGCCAGCACCCTCACAGAAAAGGAATTTCTGCTCCTATCAAATCTTATTATCAACAAGGCCCCCTGCAACCTGCTTATCTTTGGGTTTGCATACCAATATCTGAACCTCTCGCAGATCAATGCAGGTGGCACCACCATCTTTCTAGAGGATGAGATTAACGATCTAAGCACAATCAAAGCAAATTCAAATAGCACTAGAACGTACAAGGTTGATTATCAGATACCTGGAAACAAGGCTTACAAGCTGCTCAAGCAAGCAAGACAGGATCCAGCCTGTGCACCTAGCTCAGGACCGCTTCAGGGATCAACATGCAAGCTTGCATTGACAAATCTACCGCAAGAAGTATACCAGCACAAGTGGGATGTGATAGTGGTGGATGGACCGAGTGGAGATACACCAGAGGCACCAGGTAGGATGCCAACAATCTATACTGCTAGTATAATGGCAAGATCTGGGAACGCAACAGATGTAGTCATACATGATGTCAATCGAGTGGTAGAAAAGTGGTTTTCGTGGGAGTTTCTATGTGAAGAGAACTTGGTCTCTTCCAAAGGGAACCTATGGGTTTTCAGGATCAGAGATCAATTCAATTCTACAAAATTTTGCACGGCTAATACTGTTGTGATAGTGTAA
- the LOC108995580 gene encoding TITAN-like protein, translating to MEEQSKTRKPNPKPRTNTSKTSCAYDNGHNKKQKKSEYEFCKVCNLNHDQGQRHKYFPSHKTSLSTFLSRFQSKLSDVRFFLKNPCPLPSDLASRNRLWCVFCDSNIDELGCTFACYNAINHLASADHLKNLKHFLWKYGGAVDRLDTFRILEADVAKWEKKCKSLRNDDVLSTEGTIGPVLGPSHDIHNELNFGNIDSFENCSIQSVKSSHSNGVMPLQCYTNEYQVSHSGRSEVPNVGMFDYGAQSSLPAETCSGKKISELMDFRVNRNSQYSLLYDTKCSADGYFSNERTYHVHEDQGIVKGESSFQGLQNLTRISTLAADKADNVHSGAPPPWFEVTEESQINVQRKPTVGSLMSLNKSGKSKKLNPKRVGAAWAEKRKIELEMEKRGEIVNSDCTANWLPNFGRVWQSGSRKESRKEFEMEKQEFIKPEGKSEMPVKIQPYVSKRMQREAGE from the exons ATGGAAGAACAATCGAAAACGCGGAAGCCAAACCCTAAACCTAGAACCAACACTTCGAAGACTAGTTGTGCCTATGATAACGGTCATAataagaagcagaagaagagcGAGTACGAGTTCTGCAAGGTGTGCAATCTGAACCACGACCAGGGCCAGCGCCACAAGTACTTCCCCAGTCACAAGACCTCCCTCTCTACCTTCCTCTCTCGGTTCCAATCCAAGCTTTCTGATGTCCGTTTTTTCCTCAAGAATCCCTGCCCTCTCCCCTCCGACCTCGCCTCTCGCAACCGCCTCTGGTGCGTTTTTTGCGACAGCAACATCGACGAACTTGGTTGCACCTTTGCTTG TTATAATGCAATTAATCATCTAGCGAGTGCGGATCATCTCAAGAATTTGAAGCATTTTCTATGGAAATATGGTGGTGCGGTAGATCGCTTGGATACTTTTAGGATTTTAGAAGCTGACGTAGCTAAG TGGGAGAAGAAGTGCAAATCTTTGAGAAATGATGATGTACTGTCTACTGAAGGAACTATAGGACCAGTGCTTGGACCTTCACATGATATCCACAATGAACTCAACTTTGGAAATATTGatagttttgaaaattgtaGTATCCAATCTGTTAAATCAAGTCATTCAAATGGTGTTATGCCTTTACAGTGTTATACGAATGAGTATCAGGTATCCCATTCAGGACGCTCCGAAGTTCCAAATGTTGGAATGTTTGATTATGGTGCTCAATCTTCTTTACCTGCAGAGACATGCTCTggtaaaaaaatttcagaattgATGGATTTTAGAG TTAACAGGAATAGCCAATATTCTCTCCTTTATGACACAAAATGCTCAGCTGATGGATATTTCAGTAATGAAAGG ACGTACCATGTGCATGAGGATCAAGGGATTGTAAAAGGAGAGAGCAGTTTTCAAG GTTTGCAAAATCTCACACGAATTTCTACCTTGGCTGCTGACAAGGCTGATAATGTGCATTCTGGAGCTCCTCCTCCATGGTTTGAAGTAACTGAAGAAAGTCAGATCAATGTTCAACGAAAACCCACAGTAGGCAGCCTTATGTCCCTAAATAAGTCAGGGAAGTCCAAAAAATTGAACCCGAAACGGGTTGGAGCCGCTTGGGCAGAAAAGAGAAAGATTGAGCTTGAGATGGAGAAAAGAGGAGAGATTGTCAATAGTGACTGCACTGCTAACTGGCTTCCTAACTTTGGTAGAGTATGGCAATCTGGTAGCCGAAAAGAATCTAGAAAAGAGTTTGAGATGGAGAAACAAGAATTTATCAAGCCTGAAGGTAAATCTGAGATGCCAGTTAAGATACAACCTTACGTCAGCAAGCGAATG CAAAGAGAAGCAGGTGAATGA